A stretch of Lactuca sativa cultivar Salinas chromosome 6, Lsat_Salinas_v11, whole genome shotgun sequence DNA encodes these proteins:
- the LOC111902049 gene encoding flavin-containing monooxygenase FMO GS-OX-like 4, with the protein MPPIAARDVAVIGAGAAGLVAARHLRREGHFVVVFERESQVGGTWIYTNKTEPDPIGVDPNRPVVHSSLYASLRTNLPREAMSLREYPFVAKKTGHRDPRRFPGHREVLEYLKDYATEFAIGELVRFDTEVSRVSQGENGKWEVRSIKRKEEEHHLDEAFDAVVVCTGHYTDPRIAQIPGADRWPGKQIHSHNYRTPEPFQDQVVVIIGSSASAVDISREIASVAKEVHIASWSTSNEEDQSLPGFTNIWLRPMVESANEDGSISFQHGFKISADIILHCTGYKYSFPFLDTKGIVTVDDNRVGPLYKHVFPPSLAPWLSFVGLPWKIAPFPQFEFQSEWIAGILSGRISLPSPDEMMKDVEAFYASLQASGVPKRYTHNMTGYQFEYNDWIATQCGSPKTEEWRKKMYSAASLGRKERPETYRDEWEDDDLVLQAYQDFTKQISFKGESY; encoded by the exons ATGCCTCCCATCGCCGCCCGTGACGTCGCCGTCATCGGTGCCGGAGCAGCTGGGCTAGTAGCTGCCCGCCACCTCCGGCGCGAGGGCCACTTCGTCGTCGTGTTCGAGAGAGAATCCCAAGTCGGAGGCACCTGGATATACACCAACAAAACCGAACCCGATCCGATCGGCGTCGACCCAAATCGTCCTGTAGTCCATTCAAGTCTCTACGCGTCTCTCCGGACTAACTTACCCCGAGAAGCAATGAGCTTGAGGGAGTACCCGTTTGTAGCAAAGAAAACGGGTCACAGAGATCCAAGGAGGTTCCCGGGTCACAGAGAAGTGTTGGAGTATTTAAAGGATTACGCCACCGAGTTTGCAATCGGCGAGTTAGTTCGATTTGACACGGAGGTGAGCCGGGTTTCGCAAGGAGAAAACGGGAAGTGGGAAGTGAGATCAATAAAGCGAAAAGAAGAAGAACATCATCTCGATGAAGCTTTTGATGCTGTCGTTGTTTGTACAGGACATTATACAGATCCTCGAATCGCACAGATTCCAG GCGCCGATCGGTGGCCGGGGAAACAGATTCATAGCCACAATTACCGTACACCGGAGCCCTTCCAAGATCAG GTTGTGGTGATAATAGGGAGCTCTGCAAGTGCTGTTGATATTTCTAGAGAGATTGCAAGTGTTGCTAAGGAAGTCCATATTGCATCTTGGTCGACCTCTAATGAAGAAGATCAATCACTACCTGGATTCACCAACATTTGGCTACGTCCTATG GTAGAGAGTGCTAATGAAGATGGTAGTATCTCATTTCAACATGGGTTCAAGATCTCTGCTGACATTATTCTACATTGCACAGG GTACAAGTATAGTTTCCCATTTCTTGATACCAAAGGTATCGTGACAGTTGATGACAATCGGGTGGGCCCACTTTATAAGCACGTCTTCCCTCCATCATTAGCCCCTTGGCTTTCTTTCGTTGGATTGCCATGGAAG ATCGCTCCTTTCCCCCAATTTGAATTCCAAAGCGAATGGATTGCTGGCATATTATCAGGGAGAATTTCTCTGCCATCACCAGATGAAATGATGAAAGATGTCGAAGCATTTTATGCATCATTGCAAGCATCCGGTGTGCCAAAAAGATATACGCATAATATGACTGGCTACCAG TTTGAGTATAATGACTGGATTGCCACTCAATGTGGGTCCCCAAAAACGGAAGAATGGAGAAAGAAAATGTATTCTGCAGCTTCTTTGGGTAGAAAAGAAAGACCCGAGACTTATCGTGATGAATGGGAAGATGATGATTTGGTTTTGCAAGCTTATCAAGATTTTACGAAGCAAATCTCTTTTAAAGGGGAGTCTTATTAA